A single region of the Pseudomonas sp. GGS8 genome encodes:
- the aguB gene encoding N-carbamoylputrescine amidase, with translation MSRIVTVAATQMACSWDLEANIETAEKLVREAAAKGAQIILIQELFEAPYFCQKPNPDYLQLATTVEDNIAIKHFQKVAKELQVVLPISFYELAGRARFNSIAIIDADGSNLGIYRKSHIPDGPGYHEKYYFNPGDTGFKVWNTRYAKIGVGICWDQWFPECARSMALQGAEILFYPTAIGSEPHDKTISSRDHWQRVQQGHAGANLMPVIASNRIGNEEQDGYDITFYGSSFIANQFGEKVQELNKTEEGILVHSFDLDELEHIRSAWGSFRDRRPNLYGAIKTLDGTLES, from the coding sequence ATGAGCCGTATCGTTACCGTCGCCGCTACCCAGATGGCTTGTTCCTGGGACCTTGAAGCCAACATCGAGACCGCTGAGAAGCTGGTCCGTGAAGCGGCGGCCAAAGGTGCGCAAATCATCCTGATCCAGGAACTGTTCGAGGCTCCGTACTTCTGCCAGAAGCCGAACCCGGACTACCTGCAACTGGCCACGACGGTTGAAGACAACATTGCCATCAAACACTTCCAGAAAGTCGCCAAAGAACTGCAAGTGGTGCTGCCGATCAGCTTCTACGAATTGGCCGGTCGCGCGCGTTTCAACAGCATCGCGATCATCGATGCCGACGGCAGCAACCTCGGGATTTATCGTAAAAGCCACATCCCGGATGGCCCTGGCTACCACGAAAAGTACTACTTCAATCCAGGCGATACCGGTTTCAAAGTCTGGAATACCCGTTACGCGAAAATCGGCGTGGGCATCTGCTGGGATCAGTGGTTCCCTGAGTGTGCCCGGAGCATGGCGCTGCAAGGCGCGGAAATCCTGTTCTACCCGACCGCCATCGGCAGTGAGCCGCACGACAAGACCATTTCGTCCCGCGACCACTGGCAGCGTGTGCAACAGGGCCATGCCGGCGCCAACCTGATGCCGGTGATCGCCAGCAACCGTATCGGTAACGAAGAGCAGGACGGCTACGACATTACCTTCTACGGCTCGTCGTTCATCGCCAACCAGTTTGGCGAAAAAGTCCAAGAGCTGAACAAAACCGAAGAAGGCATTCTGGTTCACAGCTTCGACCTCGATGAGCTGGAGCACATTCGCAGCGCCTGGGGTTCGTTCCGTGACCGTCGTCCGAACCTGTACGGCGCGATCAAAACCCTCGACGGTACCCTGGAGTCCTGA
- a CDS encoding aminotransferase has protein sequence MPLATLIHRASLPSPQVSAAQALELLEEHYGLSGRLQALGSQQDLNYRVDSEQGRFVLKICRGDYSVLELQAQHAGLKHLAEHADVQVPRVIPAINGADLLSLDVGGQAVHVRLLDYIDGQSLTHLDHLSQAVVAGFGRLCGEMDLALADFDHPGLERTLQWDARHANALIAHLLPVIKDDQQRKRIAEAAEQAERHLQPLVDKLPVQAIHMDITDDNVVWQRDSQRQWQLQGVIDFGDLVRTWRITDLSVTCAALLHHADGDPFYILPAVRAYHAVNPLQHEELLALWPLIVARSTVLVLSGEQQVSIDPGNEYSRDNLTHEWEIFRVATSVPLALMEAAILAAVGQGLPSIGSEGLAPLLPSLVGREFALIDLGVLSPHFEAGNWEQEGIDQRLLTEAAAAHGLAASRYGQYRLSRTRPDSATEPATCPLHVELRVPHGTAVESPFAGVIHQPAAGVLQLDGPQLSLRLWGVTPSLHAGAALVKGQVLGSVNGPLIVQLCRGAQLDAPLFCTPSRAAAWQALCPSPAALLGLACDAEEELDPQTLLARRDASFARSQKHYYVDPPRIERGWRNHLIDMQGRSYLDMLNNVAVLGHGHPRMAAVAGRQWSLLNTNSRFHYAAIAEFSERLLKLAPDNMDRVFLVNSGTEANDLAIRLAWAYSGGRDMLSVLEAYHGWSVAADAVSTSIADNPKALSSRPDWVHPVTAPNTYRGEFRGPDSAPDYVRSVEHNLAKIAGQKRQLAGFICEPVYGNAGGISLPPGYLKQVYALVRAQGGVCIADEVQVGYGRMGKFFWGFEEQGVVPDIITMAKGMGNGQPLGAVITRREIAEALEAEGYFFSSAGGSPVSCRIGMAVLDVMEEEKLWENAQVVGGYFKERLEALIDRHPLVGAVHGSGFYLGVELVRNRETLEPATEETTALCDRLRELGIFMQPTGDHLNILKIKPPMVTSRQSVDFFVDMLSNVLAEDL, from the coding sequence ATGCCGCTCGCCACGTTGATTCATCGCGCCAGTCTGCCCAGCCCACAAGTGTCCGCGGCGCAAGCGCTTGAGCTGCTGGAGGAGCATTACGGGCTGAGTGGGCGATTGCAGGCCCTGGGCAGCCAGCAGGATCTCAACTACCGCGTCGACAGCGAGCAGGGGCGTTTCGTCTTGAAAATCTGCCGTGGCGATTACTCGGTGCTGGAGCTGCAAGCCCAACACGCAGGGCTCAAGCATCTGGCTGAACACGCCGACGTGCAGGTGCCGCGAGTGATCCCGGCCATAAACGGCGCAGACTTGCTCTCTCTCGATGTCGGCGGTCAAGCGGTGCATGTACGTCTGCTCGATTACATCGACGGCCAATCCCTGACGCACCTCGACCATCTGAGCCAGGCAGTGGTCGCCGGTTTCGGTCGGCTCTGCGGCGAGATGGATCTGGCGCTGGCCGATTTTGACCATCCTGGCCTTGAGCGCACCCTTCAATGGGACGCCCGCCACGCCAACGCGTTGATCGCGCATTTGCTGCCGGTGATCAAGGATGACCAGCAACGCAAGCGGATTGCTGAAGCGGCCGAACAGGCCGAGCGCCATTTGCAGCCCTTGGTGGATAAGCTGCCGGTGCAGGCGATTCACATGGACATCACCGACGACAACGTGGTCTGGCAGCGGGATTCGCAGCGCCAATGGCAGTTGCAGGGTGTCATCGATTTCGGCGACCTGGTCCGCACCTGGCGGATCACCGATCTGTCGGTGACCTGTGCCGCGCTGCTGCACCATGCCGATGGCGATCCGTTCTACATTTTGCCGGCGGTTCGGGCCTATCATGCGGTCAATCCGTTGCAACATGAAGAACTGCTGGCGCTCTGGCCGCTGATCGTTGCGCGTTCGACGGTGTTGGTGCTGAGTGGCGAACAGCAGGTCAGCATTGATCCGGGCAATGAGTACAGTCGCGACAACCTGACCCATGAGTGGGAAATTTTCCGCGTGGCCACATCGGTGCCGCTGGCGTTGATGGAGGCGGCGATTCTTGCCGCGGTCGGTCAAGGCCTGCCGAGCATCGGCAGCGAAGGCCTTGCACCCTTGTTGCCGAGTCTGGTGGGGCGTGAGTTTGCCTTGATCGATCTGGGCGTGCTCAGCCCGCATTTCGAAGCGGGTAACTGGGAGCAGGAGGGGATCGACCAGCGTCTGCTGACCGAGGCCGCTGCGGCCCACGGTCTGGCGGCCAGTCGTTATGGGCAATATCGTCTGTCTCGCACCCGGCCGGACAGCGCCACTGAACCGGCCACTTGCCCACTGCACGTAGAGCTGCGAGTGCCCCATGGCACGGCGGTCGAATCGCCGTTTGCCGGAGTGATTCACCAGCCGGCGGCGGGTGTACTGCAACTGGATGGGCCGCAACTGAGTTTACGGCTGTGGGGTGTGACGCCGTCGCTGCACGCGGGCGCAGCCCTGGTCAAAGGTCAGGTGCTGGGTTCGGTCAACGGGCCGTTGATCGTGCAATTGTGTCGAGGCGCTCAGCTCGACGCACCGTTGTTTTGCACACCTTCGCGCGCCGCTGCCTGGCAGGCATTGTGCCCTTCGCCGGCGGCATTGCTGGGCCTGGCCTGCGATGCAGAAGAGGAGCTCGACCCGCAGACGTTGTTGGCTCGCCGCGATGCCAGTTTCGCCCGATCCCAGAAGCATTATTACGTTGATCCGCCGCGCATCGAGCGTGGCTGGCGCAATCACCTGATCGACATGCAGGGCCGCTCCTACCTCGACATGCTCAACAACGTCGCAGTTCTGGGGCATGGCCATCCGCGCATGGCCGCCGTCGCCGGTCGTCAATGGTCATTGCTCAATACCAACTCGCGTTTTCACTACGCAGCGATTGCCGAGTTTTCCGAGCGCTTGCTGAAGCTGGCACCGGACAACATGGACCGGGTGTTTCTGGTCAACAGCGGCACCGAGGCCAATGACCTGGCGATTCGTCTGGCCTGGGCCTACAGCGGCGGTCGCGACATGCTCAGTGTGTTGGAGGCGTATCACGGCTGGTCGGTGGCGGCGGATGCGGTCTCGACCTCGATTGCCGACAACCCCAAGGCTTTGAGCAGCCGTCCCGATTGGGTGCACCCGGTGACCGCGCCGAACACCTATCGCGGCGAATTTCGTGGCCCGGACAGCGCGCCGGACTACGTGCGCAGCGTCGAACACAACCTGGCGAAAATCGCCGGACAGAAACGCCAACTCGCCGGTTTCATCTGCGAACCGGTGTACGGCAATGCCGGCGGCATCTCGCTACCGCCGGGCTATTTGAAGCAGGTTTATGCGCTGGTCCGTGCTCAGGGCGGGGTGTGCATCGCCGATGAGGTGCAGGTCGGTTACGGCCGCATGGGTAAATTTTTCTGGGGCTTCGAAGAGCAGGGCGTGGTGCCGGACATCATCACCATGGCCAAAGGCATGGGTAACGGCCAGCCGTTGGGTGCTGTCATTACCCGTAGGGAGATCGCCGAAGCGCTGGAGGCCGAGGGTTATTTCTTCTCGTCCGCTGGCGGCAGCCCGGTCAGTTGCCGGATCGGCATGGCGGTGCTGGATGTGATGGAAGAAGAAAAACTCTGGGAGAACGCCCAGGTGGTGGGTGGGTACTTCAAGGAGCGTCTTGAAGCGTTGATCGACCGGCATCCGTTGGTGGGAGCGGTGCATGGTTCCGGCTTCTATCTGGGCGTGGAGTTGGTCCGCAATCGCGAAACCCTTGAACCGGCGACCGAAGAAACCACGGCGCTGTGCGATCGGCTTCGTGAGTTGGGGATCTTCATGCAGCCGACGGGCGATCACCTGAACATCCTCAAGATCAAACCGCCGATGGTCACCTCGCGGCAGAGCGTGGATTTCTTTGTCGACATGCTGTCGAACGTTCTCGCAGAGGATCTGTAA
- the rfbC gene encoding dTDP-4-dehydrorhamnose 3,5-epimerase, translating into MNVVTTDLPGVLIIEPKVFGDERGFFYESFNAKAFEEATGLNTQFVQDNHSRSQKGVLRGLHYQLENTQGKLVRVTAGEVLDVAVDIRRSSPHFRKWVAVRLSADNHRQLWVPEGFAHGFVVLSDFAELLYKTTDYYTPSAERSIRWDDPDLGIDWQLDEAPLLSAKDQSAAFFKDAEVFS; encoded by the coding sequence ATGAATGTAGTCACCACCGACCTGCCCGGTGTTCTGATCATCGAACCCAAGGTATTTGGTGACGAGCGCGGCTTCTTCTATGAGAGCTTCAATGCCAAGGCTTTCGAAGAGGCAACCGGCCTGAACACCCAATTTGTTCAGGACAACCATTCCCGTTCGCAAAAAGGCGTACTGCGCGGCTTGCACTATCAGCTGGAAAACACTCAGGGCAAACTGGTCCGCGTCACCGCCGGTGAAGTACTCGACGTGGCAGTGGACATCCGCCGCAGCTCGCCGCATTTTCGCAAATGGGTCGCTGTGCGTCTGTCTGCCGACAACCATCGCCAACTCTGGGTGCCGGAAGGTTTTGCCCATGGTTTCGTGGTGCTGAGCGATTTCGCCGAGCTCCTCTACAAAACCACCGACTACTACACCCCGTCGGCCGAGCGCAGCATTCGCTGGGACGACCCGGACCTGGGCATCGACTGGCAGCTGGACGAAGCACCGCTGCTGTCGGCCAAGGATCAGTCCGCGGCGTTCTTCAAGGACGCTGAAGTCTTTTCCTGA
- a CDS encoding ATP-binding protein translates to MTPTLPPRPRWRSLALLALCLAPLLWPLEHLAERYYRSELAGQNRQTLDLYVANLLGTLHRYEVLPQILGELPALRATLATPDEGVVQGNANRLLKNISAQTGAEVMYLMDATGKTLAASNWDKHDSFVGRNFAFRPYFSEAMAGRLGRFFGLGTTSAKRGYFFAAAVRDREKIIGVLVVKVDLDHTESLWGKTPEQLLVTDHNGVVILTSRPEWRFRSTRPLSDEENKAVAAIQPYPTRYPKTLSLDPNAWLTQTRQIEETGWSVSILAPRTLIDRPVRTVVAIGGATLLVLMLLLGLMMQRRRHYLDRIAFEAKARQELEGRVAERTSDLEGLNRRLKQEVLEREHAQQELVRAQDDLVQAGKLSALGTMSASISHELNQPLAAIRSYAENAEVLLDHQRTEDARGNLKLISELTGRMASIIAHLRAFARRDRHAPESVALQPALDDALALLAKRRRSMEVELIRDLPAATLWVEAGETRLRQVLGNLLANALDALTEKGPPRKLWLSAQSTADGVNLYIRDNGPGFCLEALGRAGEPFYTTKTRTQGLGLGLAICDTLMRAFGGELSFSNHKEGGALITLKLRAGAPGVSLQPSEDRSA, encoded by the coding sequence ATGACACCGACCCTCCCCCCCAGACCCCGCTGGCGCAGCCTGGCCCTGCTTGCGCTATGCCTGGCACCCTTGCTGTGGCCGCTGGAGCATCTGGCCGAGCGTTATTACCGCAGTGAACTGGCGGGGCAAAACCGTCAGACCCTCGACCTCTACGTCGCCAACCTGTTGGGCACCCTGCACCGTTATGAAGTGTTGCCGCAGATTCTCGGCGAACTGCCCGCCCTGCGCGCGACATTGGCCACCCCCGACGAAGGTGTGGTGCAAGGCAACGCCAATCGTCTGTTGAAAAACATCAGTGCCCAGACCGGCGCCGAAGTCATGTACCTGATGGACGCCACAGGCAAGACATTAGCCGCCTCCAACTGGGACAAACACGACAGCTTTGTCGGCCGTAATTTCGCCTTCCGCCCTTATTTCAGTGAAGCCATGGCCGGGCGCCTGGGGCGCTTCTTCGGCCTGGGTACCACCTCGGCCAAGCGCGGCTACTTCTTCGCTGCAGCAGTACGTGATCGCGAAAAAATCATCGGGGTATTGGTGGTCAAGGTCGACCTCGATCACACCGAAAGCCTCTGGGGCAAAACCCCGGAACAACTGTTGGTCACCGACCATAACGGCGTGGTCATCCTCACGTCGCGGCCAGAGTGGCGTTTCCGCTCGACCCGTCCATTGAGTGATGAAGAGAACAAGGCAGTCGCCGCGATTCAACCCTATCCAACCCGCTATCCAAAGACATTGAGTCTTGACCCCAATGCCTGGTTGACCCAAACCCGGCAGATCGAAGAAACCGGCTGGAGCGTCAGTATCCTTGCACCGCGCACCCTGATCGACCGTCCGGTGCGCACAGTCGTGGCCATCGGCGGAGCAACGCTGCTGGTATTAATGCTGCTGCTGGGCTTGATGATGCAACGCCGACGCCATTACCTGGACCGGATCGCCTTCGAAGCCAAGGCCCGCCAAGAGCTGGAAGGCCGGGTCGCCGAACGGACCAGCGACCTCGAAGGCCTCAACCGTCGACTGAAACAGGAAGTGCTGGAGCGCGAACACGCCCAACAAGAACTGGTACGCGCTCAGGATGATCTGGTACAGGCCGGCAAGCTCTCGGCGCTGGGGACGATGTCGGCGAGTATCAGCCATGAACTCAACCAACCGCTGGCGGCCATCCGCAGCTACGCGGAAAACGCCGAAGTGCTGCTCGATCATCAGCGCACCGAGGATGCTCGCGGCAACCTCAAGCTGATCAGCGAATTGACCGGGCGTATGGCGTCGATCATTGCCCACCTGCGCGCCTTCGCCCGACGTGATCGCCACGCCCCGGAAAGCGTGGCCCTGCAACCGGCGCTGGACGATGCCCTGGCGTTACTGGCCAAGCGTCGGCGCAGCATGGAAGTCGAGCTGATCCGCGACCTGCCGGCCGCCACCCTGTGGGTCGAAGCCGGGGAGACCCGTCTGCGCCAGGTACTCGGCAATCTGCTGGCCAATGCGCTCGATGCGCTGACGGAAAAAGGCCCGCCGCGTAAACTCTGGTTGAGTGCCCAATCCACCGCCGACGGCGTCAATCTGTACATTCGCGACAACGGCCCCGGGTTCTGCCTGGAAGCGCTGGGTCGTGCCGGTGAGCCCTTCTACACCACCAAGACCCGCACACAGGGGCTTGGGCTGGGGCTGGCGATCTGCGACACCCTGATGCGCGCCTTCGGTGGTGAACTGTCGTTCTCCAACCATAAGGAAGGCGGCGCCCTGATTACCCTGAAGCTGCGCGCCGGCGCGCCGGGTGTGAGCCTGCAACCGTCCGAGGACCGAAGTGCATGA